One segment of Candidatus Hydrogenedentota bacterium DNA contains the following:
- a CDS encoding citrate synthase has product MSSATITVGDKENTFPSFVGSENEVAIDCTHLRKSTGAITYDPGYGNTGSCKSAITYIDGEKGILRYRGYPIEDLVGRLRFSQVAYLLIHGELPDEAQFRSWRDELTRNSLVHESLLKFFDHFPVTAHPMNILASMISSMSSFYPYDAEDEQHINLNVMRLLGQVKTLAAFSYKKSVGQPVVYPLNELSYAGNFLRMMFAQPTEEYVVSPVLEKALDALLILHADHEQNCSTSTVRMVGSSRANLYASISSGVNALWGPLHGGANQAVLEMLEQIQADGGDYKKYVEKAKDKDDSFRLMGFGHRVYRNFDPRAKLLRASCDAVLNELGINDPLLDIAKNLEEIALHDDFFIERKLYPNVDFYSGIIYRALGIPTEMFTVLFSIGRMPGWIAHWHEMRADPDFRIHRPRQIYVGPTLRRLDS; this is encoded by the coding sequence ATGAGTAGTGCCACAATAACGGTGGGCGATAAGGAAAACACCTTTCCTTCTTTCGTCGGGTCGGAGAACGAGGTCGCCATTGATTGCACGCACCTGCGCAAGTCAACCGGCGCCATCACCTACGACCCCGGTTACGGCAACACAGGATCCTGCAAGAGCGCTATCACATATATTGACGGCGAAAAGGGAATCCTGCGGTACCGCGGCTACCCAATCGAGGATCTCGTCGGGCGGCTTCGATTCTCCCAGGTCGCGTACCTCCTCATTCATGGCGAATTGCCCGATGAGGCCCAGTTCCGAAGCTGGCGCGACGAACTCACCCGCAACAGCCTCGTGCACGAGAGCCTGCTGAAGTTCTTCGACCACTTCCCGGTCACCGCGCACCCCATGAACATTCTGGCCTCGATGATTTCGTCGATGTCGTCCTTTTACCCCTATGACGCCGAGGACGAACAGCACATTAACCTCAACGTCATGCGCCTGCTGGGCCAGGTAAAGACCCTCGCCGCGTTTTCCTACAAGAAATCCGTCGGCCAGCCCGTGGTCTACCCGCTCAACGAACTGAGCTACGCCGGCAATTTCCTGCGCATGATGTTTGCCCAGCCCACCGAGGAGTACGTTGTCTCGCCCGTGCTTGAAAAGGCCCTCGACGCCCTTCTCATCCTGCACGCGGACCACGAGCAGAATTGCAGCACATCCACCGTCCGCATGGTCGGCAGCAGCCGGGCCAACCTCTACGCCTCGATCTCGTCCGGCGTTAACGCGCTCTGGGGGCCGCTGCACGGCGGCGCCAATCAGGCCGTGCTCGAAATGCTCGAACAGATCCAGGCCGACGGCGGCGACTACAAGAAGTACGTTGAAAAGGCCAAGGACAAGGACGACAGCTTCCGGTTGATGGGATTTGGCCACCGCGTATACCGCAACTTCGATCCGCGCGCCAAGCTGCTTCGCGCCTCCTGCGACGCCGTGCTCAATGAACTCGGCATCAACGATCCGCTCCTCGATATCGCCAAGAACCTCGAGGAAATCGCCCTGCACGACGATTTCTTCATCGAGCGAAAGCTCTACCCGAATGTCGATTTCTACAGCGGCATCATCTACCGCGCGCTCGGCATCCCCACCGAAATGTTCACCGTGCTCTTCTCGATCGGGCGCATGCCCGGCTGGATCGCGCACTGGCACGAAATGCGCGCCGATCCCGACTTCCGCATCCACCGCCCGCGCCAGATTTACGTCGGGCCAACCCTGCGCCGCCTGGATTCCTGA
- a CDS encoding ankyrin repeat domain-containing protein: MSLKNRLAAWFGKENPAGAESSVAAGTEETEAAPPPPASEATDGPAMPAQDFPEPASLHELAAITGSAGRIEAALEKGADPALRDSEGRTPLHIAAMNGNAELIDLLSGHLISVDPYDNYRISPLLYALRSPHPGAPEAATRLIAKGAVLTLNVAFRMGDLHLINRLFSENKDALKSCKAPEELLTDLVAAIRGACDEKIAARNARGDDAAVEAIESEVIERYLPVIHRVADQGVHPDTFDMAGRPALFEAIRFSSTVLAEFLLKLGADPDFEAADGQTPAQAAGGAHPRMQALFQECGAE; the protein is encoded by the coding sequence GTGTCCCTGAAAAACCGCCTGGCCGCCTGGTTCGGCAAAGAGAATCCCGCCGGCGCGGAAAGCTCCGTTGCGGCCGGAACCGAGGAAACCGAAGCAGCCCCGCCGCCGCCCGCCTCCGAAGCAACCGATGGCCCGGCCATGCCCGCGCAGGATTTTCCCGAGCCCGCCTCCCTGCACGAGCTGGCGGCGATTACGGGATCCGCCGGGCGCATCGAGGCCGCGTTGGAGAAGGGCGCGGATCCGGCGCTCCGCGACAGCGAAGGGAGGACCCCGCTGCACATCGCGGCCATGAATGGGAACGCCGAGTTAATCGATTTGCTCAGCGGCCACCTGATTTCGGTGGACCCCTACGACAACTACCGGATATCGCCGCTCCTCTACGCCCTCCGCTCGCCGCATCCCGGGGCGCCGGAAGCCGCGACGCGCCTCATCGCGAAGGGCGCCGTGCTCACGCTCAATGTGGCCTTCCGCATGGGCGACCTGCACCTGATCAACCGCCTTTTCTCCGAAAACAAAGACGCCCTGAAGTCCTGCAAGGCTCCCGAGGAACTCCTCACGGACCTGGTGGCGGCGATTCGCGGCGCGTGCGACGAGAAAATCGCCGCCAGGAATGCCCGGGGCGACGACGCGGCCGTGGAAGCCATCGAATCGGAGGTAATCGAACGCTACCTGCCCGTCATCCACCGCGTCGCCGATCAGGGTGTTCACCCGGATACCTTCGATATGGCCGGCCGTCCCGCGCTGTTCGAGGCGATCCGGTTTTCGAGCACCGTCCTCGCGGAATTCCTCCTGAAACTCGGCGCCGATCCCGATTTCGAAGCGGCGGACGGCCAAACACCGGCGCAGGCCGCCGGCGGCGCGCACCCGCGCATGCAGGCCCTGTTTCAGGAGTGTGGCGCGGAGTAG
- a CDS encoding heavy metal translocating P-type ATPase, with protein sequence MSKIALKIRGMDCAEEIAIIKRALAGQLPESSLSFDLMNGRLFVEAGGEEVPAIIAAINGTGMRAIPWADHVARQQAGDSFWEAHGRSLSAAASGLLITAGYLAHAAQAGPLAALAGGGDEGGYPVFSIAAFVFAIATGGWFIFPKAVYAARAMRPDMNLLMVTAVIGAGILGEWFEAATVTFLFALALLLESWSVGRARRAIGALMDMAPATARYICPHDGDIETKPVADVPPGVTVLVRPGERIPLDGTVTRGETTVNQAPITGESVPVSKGPGDTVYAGTINEDGAIEFRSTGAAEDTTLARIVRMVEEAQQRRARSEQWVETFARYYTPIMMALAIAVAVLPPLTFGGDWSAWFYQALVLLVIACPCALVISTPVSIVAGLNTAARAGVLVKGGVFLEAPSRIRAIALDKTGTLTRGRPEVQRIVPLNGHTEKEVLERAAALEQGSEHPLARAVLARAHAAGVAPPAATGFQALRGRGAEAQINGRDFWIGSHQLLHEKGAETPGIHDAALAMEDAGHSVIALGNDDHVCGLISVGDAVRPDAAEAVRAMKDAGIDHVVMLTGDNRGTAQAIAELAGVDDFRAELLPEEKVAAVRDLVARYGQVAMVGDGVNDAPAMAEANLGIAMGAMGTDVAIETADIALMADDLEKIAWLVRHSRRTLAVIKQNIAFALGLKLLFVLLAMGGWATLWMAIAADMGASLLVIFNGLRLLRDPAATSS encoded by the coding sequence ATGAGCAAGATAGCCCTCAAAATCCGCGGCATGGACTGCGCCGAGGAAATCGCCATCATCAAACGCGCGCTCGCGGGCCAACTCCCCGAGTCTTCTCTCTCCTTCGATCTGATGAATGGCCGCCTCTTCGTCGAGGCCGGCGGGGAGGAGGTCCCGGCGATCATTGCCGCCATCAACGGGACCGGCATGCGGGCCATCCCCTGGGCCGATCATGTGGCGCGGCAGCAGGCCGGCGATTCTTTTTGGGAGGCCCACGGGCGAAGCCTCAGCGCCGCCGCCAGCGGCTTGTTGATCACCGCCGGATACCTCGCGCACGCCGCGCAGGCGGGTCCCCTTGCCGCCTTGGCTGGTGGGGGCGACGAAGGCGGCTACCCGGTATTCTCCATCGCCGCATTCGTGTTTGCCATCGCGACCGGGGGCTGGTTCATCTTCCCCAAGGCCGTATATGCGGCGCGCGCGATGCGCCCCGATATGAACCTGCTCATGGTAACCGCCGTGATCGGGGCCGGCATCCTCGGCGAGTGGTTTGAGGCCGCGACCGTCACCTTTCTCTTCGCGCTGGCCCTGCTCCTCGAATCCTGGAGCGTCGGCCGCGCGCGAAGGGCGATCGGGGCACTTATGGACATGGCGCCCGCCACCGCGCGCTACATCTGCCCGCATGACGGCGATATTGAGACGAAGCCCGTCGCCGATGTGCCGCCCGGCGTCACCGTGCTGGTGCGGCCCGGCGAGCGCATCCCGCTGGACGGGACCGTGACCCGGGGCGAGACCACCGTGAACCAGGCCCCAATCACCGGTGAGTCCGTTCCCGTTTCCAAGGGCCCCGGCGATACCGTCTACGCCGGCACAATTAATGAGGACGGGGCCATTGAGTTTCGATCCACGGGAGCGGCGGAGGACACCACCCTCGCGCGCATCGTGCGCATGGTGGAGGAGGCGCAGCAGCGCCGGGCCCGGTCGGAACAGTGGGTGGAGACCTTTGCCCGCTACTACACGCCCATCATGATGGCGCTCGCCATCGCCGTCGCCGTGCTGCCGCCCCTGACCTTCGGTGGAGACTGGAGCGCGTGGTTCTACCAGGCCCTCGTGCTCCTCGTAATCGCTTGCCCCTGCGCCCTCGTCATTTCGACGCCGGTCAGCATCGTCGCCGGCCTCAACACCGCCGCCCGGGCGGGCGTCCTCGTCAAGGGCGGCGTTTTCCTCGAGGCTCCATCGCGTATCCGCGCCATTGCGCTCGACAAGACCGGAACCCTCACCCGGGGCCGCCCCGAAGTCCAGCGGATCGTTCCCCTCAACGGCCACACCGAGAAGGAAGTCCTGGAACGCGCCGCCGCGCTGGAGCAGGGCAGCGAACATCCGCTTGCCCGCGCCGTGCTCGCGCGCGCGCATGCCGCCGGCGTCGCGCCACCCGCCGCCACGGGCTTCCAGGCGCTCCGGGGCAGGGGCGCCGAGGCCCAGATCAACGGGCGTGATTTCTGGATTGGAAGCCACCAGCTGCTGCACGAGAAGGGCGCGGAGACGCCCGGCATCCACGACGCCGCGCTCGCCATGGAGGATGCCGGGCACTCCGTGATCGCCCTCGGCAACGACGACCACGTATGCGGCCTCATCAGCGTGGGCGACGCCGTGCGTCCGGATGCCGCCGAGGCCGTGCGCGCCATGAAGGACGCCGGGATCGATCACGTCGTCATGCTGACGGGCGATAATCGCGGAACCGCCCAGGCCATCGCCGAGCTCGCTGGCGTGGACGATTTTCGCGCGGAGTTGCTTCCCGAGGAGAAAGTCGCGGCCGTTCGCGACCTGGTGGCGCGGTATGGCCAGGTCGCCATGGTGGGCGACGGCGTGAACGATGCCCCGGCCATGGCCGAAGCAAACCTCGGCATCGCCATGGGAGCCATGGGGACCGACGTCGCCATCGAGACCGCTGATATTGCCCTCATGGCCGACGACCTGGAAAAGATCGCGTGGCTCGTGCGCCATTCCCGCCGCACCCTGGCGGTCATCAAGCAGAACATCGCCTTTGCGCTCGGGCTCAAGCTGCTGTTCGTCCTGCTGGCCATGGGGGGATGGGCGACGCTGTGGATGGCGATCGCGGCCGACATGGGCGCTTCCCTGCTCGTGATCTTCAATGGTCTGCGCCTGCTTCGGGATCCGGCCGCGACCTCCTCCTGA
- a CDS encoding AhpC/TSA family protein gives MFGRTGLYSILFVALVAAALAIAASSDNRPDPAASAEEAKPIQPGSALPDVDVRTESGETVKITAALAGKRAAIVFYRGHWCPFCVKHLAELRKIAAELAGMDVQLAGISPDKPEYLVEAKKKADLDFPIYSDSRLDLARAMGVAFKLDPETASRYRDHLVESTGHDTGQLPVPAVFLIDESGKVAWVFSNPDYKVRLSNEDLIAAVKKAF, from the coding sequence ATGTTTGGCAGGACCGGTCTGTACAGCATCTTATTTGTGGCGCTTGTTGCCGCGGCGCTCGCCATCGCCGCCAGTTCCGACAACCGGCCTGACCCCGCCGCAAGCGCGGAAGAGGCCAAACCAATCCAGCCCGGATCCGCCCTGCCCGATGTGGACGTGCGCACGGAAAGCGGGGAAACCGTCAAGATTACGGCGGCCCTCGCAGGCAAACGCGCCGCCATCGTCTTCTACCGCGGACACTGGTGTCCGTTCTGCGTCAAGCACCTTGCCGAGCTGCGGAAAATCGCCGCCGAACTCGCCGGCATGGACGTCCAGTTGGCTGGCATATCCCCCGACAAGCCGGAATACCTTGTGGAGGCGAAAAAGAAGGCCGATCTCGACTTCCCGATCTATTCGGACAGCCGATTGGACCTGGCGCGGGCCATGGGCGTCGCCTTCAAGCTCGATCCAGAAACCGCAAGCCGCTACCGGGATCACCTCGTGGAAAGCACCGGCCACGATACCGGCCAGCTGCCGGTTCCCGCCGTGTTTCTCATTGATGAATCGGGCAAGGTCGCGTGGGTCTTCTCCAACCCGGACTACAAAGTGCGGCTGTCCAACGAGGATCTCATCGCCGCCGTGAAGAAAGCGTTCTGA
- a CDS encoding NIPSNAP family protein, with the protein MERREFLAGAALAGAALATAESAAQEKPMARQYYEHRLYHLLPGGRSGAIHDYLEQAAIPAWNRLGIGPVGVFTGVFGGEWTAVEVLLPHASLESAATANRALAADAEHLRAGAGFVDAALPGPGYYRQESSLLVSFSGMPALEVPERKERIFELRIYESHSEKAAIKKIEMFNEGGEIAIFRETGLTPVFFGEALIGSRLPNLTYMLVFDDLADREASWAAFGANDKWKALSADPQYKDTVSNIHSRILRPLPYSQI; encoded by the coding sequence ATGGAACGACGTGAATTCCTCGCCGGCGCGGCGTTGGCCGGCGCGGCCCTTGCCACGGCCGAAAGCGCGGCCCAGGAGAAACCGATGGCCCGACAGTACTACGAACACCGGCTCTACCACCTGCTCCCGGGCGGGCGTTCCGGCGCGATTCATGACTACCTGGAGCAGGCCGCGATTCCCGCGTGGAACCGGCTGGGTATCGGGCCGGTGGGCGTGTTTACGGGGGTCTTCGGCGGGGAATGGACGGCGGTGGAGGTGCTCTTGCCGCACGCCAGCCTGGAATCCGCGGCCACGGCCAACCGCGCCCTGGCCGCCGACGCCGAGCACCTGCGCGCGGGCGCGGGCTTTGTGGACGCGGCGCTGCCGGGGCCGGGGTACTACCGGCAGGAGAGCAGCCTGCTGGTTTCGTTCAGCGGGATGCCGGCGCTGGAAGTTCCGGAGAGGAAGGAACGCATTTTCGAGTTGAGGATCTACGAGAGCCACAGCGAGAAGGCCGCCATCAAGAAGATCGAGATGTTCAACGAGGGCGGCGAAATCGCGATATTCCGGGAGACGGGCCTCACCCCCGTGTTCTTTGGCGAAGCGCTGATCGGGTCGCGCCTCCCGAACTTGACGTACATGCTCGTGTTCGACGATCTCGCGGACCGCGAGGCGAGCTGGGCGGCGTTTGGCGCGAACGACAAGTGGAAGGCGCTGAGCGCGGACCCGCAGTACAAGGATACGGTCTCGAACATCCACAGCCGTATCCTCCGGCCCCTCCCCTATTCGCAGATCTAA
- a CDS encoding phosphate-starvation-inducible PsiE family protein, which translates to MIEFIRLLERSVVLSLLAMMMITIIISTVELGVIMYQQIVAPPFLLLDIDNMLEIFGFYLMVVIGLELFETIRIYVENNTIYVEVVLLVAIIAVARKVIIIDYSEIDPMMNFSIAALIIALCCGYYVVKRLMVQVRRVEIADQQRQ; encoded by the coding sequence ATGATTGAGTTTATTCGGCTGCTTGAGCGCAGTGTGGTGCTTTCGCTGCTCGCCATGATGATGATCACGATCATCATTTCGACGGTCGAGCTGGGGGTCATCATGTATCAACAGATCGTGGCGCCGCCGTTTCTGCTGCTGGATATCGACAACATGCTCGAGATCTTTGGCTTCTACCTGATGGTGGTCATCGGGCTGGAGCTTTTTGAGACGATCCGGATTTATGTCGAGAACAACACGATCTACGTGGAAGTTGTGCTGCTTGTGGCGATTATCGCCGTGGCGCGGAAGGTGATCATCATCGACTACAGTGAAATCGATCCGATGATGAATTTCAGTATTGCCGCGCTTATCATCGCGCTGTGCTGCGGCTACTACGTGGTGAAACGGCTGATGGTCCAGGTGCGCCGCGTGGAGATTGCGGACCAACAGCGGCAATAA
- a CDS encoding serine/threonine protein kinase codes for MREDQDKTPPESGAPAPGWSDIPTRGLEPDSAPPAPRRTFDPALAETEPPTIFDDAAPRAPRALRLGLGGPPRELPPGYIIDERFEVVRRLGAGSTGTVYLVNDLRLKDRKALKLMHPPLGDREAAARRFISEIKTLQQLSHENIIRVYDYGQTEEGGRSFFTMEYIDGVSLADLLKKKGGRLPLDRAAALMQQILEALACAHAQMAHRNLKPVNIMVRPTGRAVLLNFGVFTSASSAGLAQPTAPALPSHYLAPEQRENPDCADARSDIYAAGAIFYQMITGQVPLADALPPSRVMHGIPRRADKAVMKALAERPEDRHPTCQAMIAAINRALTPGPPIARIAAIVFVLIALAVGASVLWWW; via the coding sequence ATGCGCGAGGATCAGGACAAGACGCCACCCGAATCCGGCGCCCCCGCGCCCGGCTGGTCGGACATCCCCACCCGCGGGCTTGAGCCGGACAGCGCCCCGCCCGCGCCCCGCCGCACCTTTGACCCCGCCCTCGCCGAAACCGAACCGCCCACGATCTTCGACGACGCCGCGCCCCGCGCTCCGCGGGCGTTGCGGCTCGGCCTCGGTGGCCCCCCGCGCGAACTGCCTCCCGGATACATCATCGACGAGCGCTTCGAGGTGGTCCGCCGCCTCGGCGCCGGCAGCACCGGCACGGTCTACCTCGTGAACGACTTGCGCCTCAAGGATCGCAAGGCCCTCAAGCTCATGCACCCGCCCCTCGGCGACCGCGAGGCCGCCGCCCGGCGCTTCATATCCGAAATCAAGACCCTCCAGCAGCTCAGCCATGAGAACATCATCCGCGTCTACGACTACGGGCAGACCGAAGAGGGCGGGCGCTCGTTTTTCACCATGGAATATATCGACGGCGTCAGCCTCGCCGACCTCCTCAAGAAAAAGGGCGGGCGCCTGCCACTCGATCGCGCTGCCGCGCTCATGCAGCAGATCCTCGAGGCCCTCGCCTGCGCCCACGCCCAGATGGCCCACCGCAACCTCAAGCCTGTGAATATCATGGTCCGGCCCACCGGGCGCGCGGTCCTGCTCAACTTCGGCGTCTTCACCTCCGCCAGCAGCGCCGGCCTCGCCCAGCCGACCGCCCCCGCGCTCCCCTCGCACTACCTCGCCCCCGAACAGCGCGAAAACCCCGATTGCGCCGACGCCCGCAGCGACATCTACGCCGCCGGCGCCATCTTCTACCAGATGATCACCGGCCAGGTCCCCCTCGCCGATGCGCTACCGCCCTCGCGCGTCATGCACGGCATCCCCCGCCGCGCCGACAAGGCCGTCATGAAAGCCCTCGCCGAGCGCCCCGAAGATCGCCACCCCACCTGCCAGGCCATGATCGCCGCCATCAACCGCGCCCTGACACCCGGCCCCCCCATCGCGCGCATCGCGGCCATCGTGTTCGTACTCATCGCTCTCGCCGTGGGCGCAAGTGTGCTCTGGTGGTGGTAG
- a CDS encoding TIGR02646 family protein — protein MKFIQKGQEPPELAAWKALSNDNWKPTCDALRGEEKAALLEALLREQGSICCYCERRLTEGDRHIEHLVPQCDGSVDGLDFTNMLCSCQDRLCPGEPRHCGNLKGDWHDPDLLVSPLDSGCEARFAFLGNGEIRPADDGDEGAKTTIRRLGLGIPKLNSMRMGAIEPFLDAALTEADLLNFVERYLLPDPNGDYSPFHTTIQSLFDG, from the coding sequence GAATTGGCGGCATGGAAAGCGCTGTCCAATGACAATTGGAAACCGACCTGCGACGCGCTTCGGGGGGAGGAAAAGGCTGCGCTCCTGGAAGCACTATTGCGGGAGCAGGGATCCATATGCTGCTACTGTGAGCGCCGCTTGACCGAGGGCGACCGGCATATCGAGCATCTCGTCCCACAGTGCGACGGCAGCGTCGATGGTCTCGACTTTACGAATATGCTTTGCTCGTGCCAGGACCGGTTGTGCCCGGGCGAGCCCCGCCACTGCGGAAATCTCAAGGGAGATTGGCATGACCCGGATCTTCTGGTGTCGCCCCTCGATTCCGGATGCGAAGCGCGGTTCGCTTTCCTGGGCAACGGAGAGATCAGGCCCGCAGACGACGGGGACGAGGGCGCGAAAACGACCATCCGGCGCCTCGGACTCGGAATACCGAAACTGAACAGCATGCGCATGGGCGCCATTGAGCCGTTCCTGGACGCGGCATTAACAGAGGCAGACCTGCTCAATTTTGTAGAAAGATACCTTCTGCCAGACCCAAACGGCGATTACTCTCCTTTTCATACCACAATTCAATCCCTGTTCGACGGATAG